DNA sequence from the Streptomyces sp. NBC_01497 genome:
CGCCGCGGCCCGCGCGCCGACCCGCTCGGCACCGTCCAGCAGGGCCCGTGCCAGCCGGGGGTGCACACCCAGCCGGGCCAGCCGGGCGCCGCGCGGCGTGGCCCTGCCAGTGCCGGGCTCCGTCGCGCCGATCGCTGCCAGCACCTCGCGCGCCGCCGCCAGCGCGCCGGCCGGCGGCGCGTCGAGCAGTGCGAGGCCCGAGGCGTCCGGGTCGCCCCAGCACGCGGCTGCCAGCGCGAACGCCGTCAGGTCCGCGACCTTGATCTCCGGCGCGGGGAACCGGGCGAGGCGGCCGTGGTCGGCCTCGGGCCAGCACCGGTACACCGCGCCGGGCGCCTCGCGCCCGGCGCGGCCCGCGCGCTGCGTGGCGCCCGCCTGCGACACCCGGACCGTCGCCAGAGCGCTCAGGCCGCGCGCGTGGTCCGTGCGCGGTTCGCGGGCGAGCCCCGCGTCCACCACCACCCGTACGCCCGGCACCGTCAGGCTCGACTCGGCGACCGCCGTCGCCAGCACCACCCGCCGCCCGCCCGTGGGCCCGGCGAGGACCGCGTCCTGCACGGCGGCGGGCGCCCGCCCGTGCACCTGGAGCACCTCGGCGCCGAGTTCGCCGGTGTCGCCCAACTGCCCGGCCACGCGGCCGATCTCACCGACGCCCGGCAGGAAGACCAGGACGTCCCCGGTGCGTTCGGCGAGCGCCCTGCGCACCACCGACGCCACGTGCGTCAGCAGCGCGGGATCGACCCGCATGCTGTGCGGCGGCCGCACGGGCCGGGCCGGCGGCGCCCACACCACGTCCACCGGGTGGGCGACACCGCCGGCCTCCACCACGGGCGCGTCCCCGAGGAGCGCGGACCAGCCGGCCGCGTCCGTCGTCGCGGACGCCGCCACCAGCCGCAGTTCCGGCCGCAGGGCCGCTCGTACGTCCAGCAGGAACGCGGCAGCCGTGTCGGCGTCCAGGTGCCGCTCGTGGCACTCGTCCAGGATCACCACGTCCACGCCCGCCAGCTCCTGGTCGCGCTGGAGCCGCTGGAGCAGGACGCCGGTGGTCACCACCTCCACGACCGTGTCGGGCCCCACCGCGCGCTCCCCGCGCACCGTGAACCCCACCCGCTGCCCGGCGCGCTCGCCCAGCAGCCACGCCATCCGGCGGGCCGCCGCGCGCGCCGCGATCCGCCGCGGCTCGGCGACGAGGACCCGTCGCACCGGACCGCCGCCGGGCAGCAGCCCCGCGAGCGCCAGCGGTACGAGGGTCGTCTTGCCGGTGCCCGGCGGCGCGCAGAGCACCGCGCACCCGGCCGCGTCGAGCGCCGCGGTCAGTTCCGGCAGCACCGCCTTGACGGGCAGGGCGGCGAGCGCGTCGGCGCGCGGGGACGTCACGCGTCAGTCCCGTACGCAGACGAAGATCGCGGTGCCCGGCAGCAGCCGCCCGCGCAGCGGCGACCAGCCACCCCACTCCTGCGTGTTCCACGCCGGCCACTCCGGCTCGACCAGGTCCACCAGCCGGAACCCGGACGCCGTCAGGTCCCGTACCCGGTCGCCGAGGGTCCTGTGGTGCTCCACGTACACCGCGTTGCCCTCCTCGTCCTGCTCGACGTAGGGCGTGCGGTCGAAGTACGGCATCGTCGCGGTCAGGCCCTCGGGGCCCGGTTCGTCGGGGAACGCCCAGCGCACCGGGTGCGTCACCGAGAACACCCACCGGCCGCCGGGCCGCAGCACCCGGTGCACCTCGTGGAAGACCTTCGCGGAGTCGGCGACGAACGGCACCGCGCCGTACGCGGAACACGCCAGGTCGAACGCGCCGTCGCGGAACGGCAGCACCCCCGCGTCGGCCTGGACCAGCGCGAGCGGGCGGGCCCGCTCGTCGTCGATGCGGCGGCCGTGCTGGAGCTGGCGGTGCGAGAGGTCAAGGGCGACGGGCCGGGCCCCCTGCGCCGCGAGCCAGCGCGAGCACTGGGCGGCACCCGCGCCGATCTCCAGGACGTCGAGCCCGCTCAGCGACTCCAGCGGGCCGAGGAGTTCCGCCTCCATCTCGTCCAGGCCCTCGGGGCACCAGACGAAGCGGTCGTCGCCGAGGAACGTGCCGTGCTCACTCTGGTACTCGTCGGCGTTCCTGTCCCACCACCCGCGGTTCGCGCGGGAACTCTCGGCTTCACCGGCGCCGCGGCGGGCGGCCTCCGGTTCGCTGCCTTCGTCCTCCCCGTCGCCGTCCGCGGGTGCTTCGTGCCCCGCCTCGTACAGAAGGGGGTCGTAGGGCGCCGCGCGGTCCTCGTGCGCGGGCGGCTGCGGGGTACTGGTGCGGGGCTCGTGTGCTCCGGGCTCTTGGATCATCGTGTCCGTCGTCGTAGGGTGCGTGCAGTCTCCGAAGGGACCGGCCGCAACGGCCGGCCGCTGGGCCGAGTGTGGCAGCGGGCCGCCCGCGACCGCCCGGCCGGGTCCTGGGTGCGGGGCCGGGCGGGCGGACGGAAGCGGGGCCCGCGCGACGTGCCACTTTCCGGTATGCGAGGTTCCGCCCCGGGTGTGCGCCTTCGCGCATTGACCATGCCTGGCTGCCCCCGTATGCTAAAGGTTGCGCTGCGGGCTTGCGCGCCTCAGACGTAGCAGCCGCGCTCGCATCTGTTCGGAGTTCCTCGCTCGTCGAGGCGCCCATCCGGCCGGTAGGTACCGACCGGGGCGGGCGCTCAATGGCGTGTCCGGTTCTTCCACAGACGCGATATCGGGCTCTCGGCGTAGCAGTACCTACGACTCACTGTCCGTACCGGAGCCCTTTCCCACATGACGAGCAGCACCGAGACCACCGCCACCACCCCGCAGGTTGCGGTCAACGACATCGGTAACGAGGAAGCCTTCCTCGCCGCGATCGACGAGACGATCAAGTACTTCAACGACGGCGACATCGTCGACGGCGTCATCGTGAAGGTCGACCGGGACGAGGTCCTGCTCGACATCGGTTACAAGACCGAGGGTGTCATCCCCTCCCGCGAGCTTTCGATCAAGCACGACGTCGACCCCAATGAGGTCGTCGCCGTGGGCGATGAGATCGAGGCCCTGGTCCTCCAGAAGGAGGACAAGGAAGGCCGTCTCATCCTGTCCAAGAAGCGCGCTCAGTACGAGCGCGCCTGGGGCACGATCGAGAAGATCAAGGAAGAAGACGGGATCGTCACCGGTACGGTCATCGAGGTCGTCAAGGGTGGTCTCATCCTCGACATCGGCCTCCGTGGCTTCCTGCCGGCCTCCCTGGTCGAGATGCGCCGCGTGCGCGACCTCCAGCCCTACGTGGGCAAGGAGCTCGAAGCCAAGATCATCGAGCTGGACAAGAACCGCAACAACGTGGTCCTGTCCCGCCGTGCCTGGCTGGAGCAGACGCAGAGCGAGGTCCGCCAGACCTTCCTCACCACCCTGCAGAAGGGTCAGGTGCGCTCCGGCGTCGTCTCCTCCATCGTCAACTTCGGTGCGTTCGTGGACCTCGGCGGTGTCGACGGTCTCGTGCACGTCTCGGAGCTGTCCTGGAAGCACATCGACCACCCGTCCGAGGTCGTCGAGGTCGGCCAGGAGGTCACGGTCGAGGTCCTGGACGTCGACATGGACCGCGAGCGTGTCTCCCTGTCGCTGAAGGCGACGCAGGAAGACCCGTGGCAGCAGTTCGCCCGTACGCACCAGATCGGCCAGGTCGTCCCCGGCAAGGTCACGAAGCTGGTGCCGTTCGGCGCGTTCGTCCGTGTGGACGAGGGCATCGAGGGTCTGGTCCACATCTCCGAGCTGGCCGAGCGCCACGTGGAGATCCCGGAGCAGGTCGTCCAGGTCAACGACGAGATCTTCGTCAAGGTCATCGACATCGACCTGGAGCGCCGCCGCATCAGCCTCTCGCTGAAGCAGGCCAACGAGTCCTTCGGTACCGACCCGGCCTCGGTCGAGTTCGACCCGACGCTCTACGGCATGGCCGCGTCGTACGACGACCAGGGCAACTACATCTACCCCGAGGGCTTCGACCCCGAGACCAACGACTGGCTCGAGGGCTACGAGACTCAGCGCGAGGTGTGGGAGACCCAGTACGCCGAGGCGCAGCAGCGCTTCGAGCAGCACCAGGCGCAGGTCATCAAGTCCCGCGAGGCCGACGAGGCCGCTGCGGCCGAGGGTGCGGCGGCTCCGGCCGCCGGCCAGGGCAGCGCTCCGGCGGCGTCCGGCGGCTCGTACTCCTCGGAGTCCACGGACAACTCCGGCGCTCTCGCGTCGGACGAGGCCCTGGCCGCGCTGCGCGAGAAGCTGGCCGGCGGCCAGAGCTGACGCTCACGCGGTACGGACCGGCGCTCCGGCGCTGATGTCGTGAGGAAGGCCCGTTCCCCTCGGGGAGCGGGCCTTCCGCATGTCCGGAGCCGGGGCGGGGACGGGGAGGCGGACGGGCGGGCGCCGGGCGCACGCCCGTGGCCCGGCACGGCGCCGGGTCCCCGTCACCGTGGCGGGGATCCCGCCCGTAACAGTGGTGAGCGGAAGGCAACGCGGGGGACCACGCGCGGCAGACGGCACGAAACATGCCATTGACATGATCCCGACGACCTGATGATCAGGAAGGGGTCCG
Encoded proteins:
- the hrpB gene encoding ATP-dependent helicase HrpB, translated to MTSPRADALAALPVKAVLPELTAALDAAGCAVLCAPPGTGKTTLVPLALAGLLPGGGPVRRVLVAEPRRIAARAAARRMAWLLGERAGQRVGFTVRGERAVGPDTVVEVVTTGVLLQRLQRDQELAGVDVVILDECHERHLDADTAAAFLLDVRAALRPELRLVAASATTDAAGWSALLGDAPVVEAGGVAHPVDVVWAPPARPVRPPHSMRVDPALLTHVASVVRRALAERTGDVLVFLPGVGEIGRVAGQLGDTGELGAEVLQVHGRAPAAVQDAVLAGPTGGRRVVLATAVAESSLTVPGVRVVVDAGLAREPRTDHARGLSALATVRVSQAGATQRAGRAGREAPGAVYRCWPEADHGRLARFPAPEIKVADLTAFALAAACWGDPDASGLALLDAPPAGALAAAREVLAAIGATEPGTGRATPRGARLARLGVHPRLARALLDGAERVGARAAAEVVALLSEEPPRSYGDDLAAALRAARAGGDAYGARWRQEVRRLEGALPDAVRGRRGGRGGDDAVAGLVAALAFPERVAGARGGGTYLMVSGTGAELTEGSRLRGQEWLAVAVADRPATAPAARVRLAAVIDEGTALEAAGALRSAAEEVHWQDGDVVARRVERLGAVELSVRPLRNPAAGLVRDALLDGLRREGPGLLHWTREARQLRDRLAFLRRAVGGGWPDVSDSALLEHADDWLEPELSRARRRADLARIDAGQALRRLLPWARGEAGRLDELAPERIEVPSGSRVRVDYEGEQPVLAVKLQELFGLRETPTVAGVPVVVHLLSPAGRPAAVTADLASFWQEGYRAVRAELRGRYPRHPWPEDPSTARPTRRLQPRKH
- a CDS encoding class I SAM-dependent methyltransferase, encoding MIQEPGAHEPRTSTPQPPAHEDRAAPYDPLLYEAGHEAPADGDGEDEGSEPEAARRGAGEAESSRANRGWWDRNADEYQSEHGTFLGDDRFVWCPEGLDEMEAELLGPLESLSGLDVLEIGAGAAQCSRWLAAQGARPVALDLSHRQLQHGRRIDDERARPLALVQADAGVLPFRDGAFDLACSAYGAVPFVADSAKVFHEVHRVLRPGGRWVFSVTHPVRWAFPDEPGPEGLTATMPYFDRTPYVEQDEEGNAVYVEHHRTLGDRVRDLTASGFRLVDLVEPEWPAWNTQEWGGWSPLRGRLLPGTAIFVCVRD
- the rpsA gene encoding 30S ribosomal protein S1 — translated: MTSSTETTATTPQVAVNDIGNEEAFLAAIDETIKYFNDGDIVDGVIVKVDRDEVLLDIGYKTEGVIPSRELSIKHDVDPNEVVAVGDEIEALVLQKEDKEGRLILSKKRAQYERAWGTIEKIKEEDGIVTGTVIEVVKGGLILDIGLRGFLPASLVEMRRVRDLQPYVGKELEAKIIELDKNRNNVVLSRRAWLEQTQSEVRQTFLTTLQKGQVRSGVVSSIVNFGAFVDLGGVDGLVHVSELSWKHIDHPSEVVEVGQEVTVEVLDVDMDRERVSLSLKATQEDPWQQFARTHQIGQVVPGKVTKLVPFGAFVRVDEGIEGLVHISELAERHVEIPEQVVQVNDEIFVKVIDIDLERRRISLSLKQANESFGTDPASVEFDPTLYGMAASYDDQGNYIYPEGFDPETNDWLEGYETQREVWETQYAEAQQRFEQHQAQVIKSREADEAAAAEGAAAPAAGQGSAPAASGGSYSSESTDNSGALASDEALAALREKLAGGQS